TCATTCTGAAAGGATACTTTTTCACACTGACAGGTGACTTGGTCAGTGTCCTCTTGGTCACTGCATTCAGTCTCAAGTTGGGGTGTGTGTTCTGTGTCTTTATTGTTCTCTTGTGTCTCTATATCCTCTTCATGTTGGTTGCTCTAGTATCACTGTTCCACTTTCTGGATTGAACTCTGATGCCTCTGTCCACcatggctttttaaaattttccccCTGTTCTGTCGGAGGTCCTCTGATTCCTCTCCATTCATCCTCATCCTCTGAACTGTGCTCTTGCTTAtgttcatgttgtttttctgttgttttttttcctcagttctgcatgtcagttgaatttttccACTGGCAAGAAGTCACATGACTGCAGGAGGTTCCTGTGGACAACACTGATATGCCCCTTGATATTTTCTGGCTTGATTTCATATACTGGGCTATCCTTATGTTTCCTTTGTGTCACCCAAAACACTTAGAAGACCAGGGAAATTCAGATCATTCTGGGAGGGCTATCTTCTCACTGAAATTTCAGACCAGTAATCTGCACTGTGGGTATAGCTCTGTACCAAGCGTTTCACTGCCATAGAAAATTTTCCCTGGTCGACTCACCTTATAGGCTGTTCCTGAGACCAGTAACCATTCTTCATGCAAGCCTTCCACTTCTCAGTATAGTCTTCATGGGAACGGCTTTGGGCTTTAGCTGTGAGACCAAAAATCATGTGAATGGGGAGTCTGGTGTTTCGCCAAAACAAGAGGAAGTAAGCAGTAACTTGTAAGCACCAACAGTAAGCAACCTGGCCTCGCTGCGCATACAGTTATAAGCATGGACCGCCTTTACCACAGATGCTTTCCAATCTGCTTTGCTCCCTCTGGGAGGTTGCAAAGCATGGCCAGCAGTATTCTACTGAATCTTTCTATCTGGCCATTTCCCCAGAGGTGGTATAGTGTGGTTCTGGATCCCTTAACTCAACTGTATTCTCCCAGCTTGGCAAAGAGTTTGTTTAAAAACTCTCTTTCCTGGTCCTGATGGAGCCGTATTGGAAAACCAAAGTTCAAGATGAAATCTCCAAATATTTTTTCTACAGCTGTTTTGGCACTTTTATTTCTGCAGGGGTAAGTCTGAGCAAATCACGTAAAGTGGTCCATTGCCACAAGGATATATTCATACCCTCCCTTACTTTTCTCTAACAGTACAAACACTGTACGCTGTAGTGATGTTGATCAGGGGACTACTGGTTGGCTTGTTGGGCCGcttgttttttaaacagctACACGCCTATGTTATGTAGTGTTCCATGTGCTGTCTTCATGTAGTTCTTTATAAACAAGCTTGGGCAGGAGTCGCTATGTTCCGCTGGGTGTTTTCCTGTACAGTTGACCGCCTTTATCAAGGtgcagtttctgtttttccctTGCCAGGGCAGTTATCTCCTTGTTGCATTACGGGCAGAGCCAGGACTCACCTCCATGCAGCTAAACAGCCAGAGCCTAAGTCACACTGTTTAGGACCTCAGAAAATATTCTGCGGACTGATGGGACAAAAGTTGAGCCTTTCGAAAGTATTCAATCCCATTACATCTGCCATAAAACTAATACCATACCAACAGCTGATACTGTTATTGCCTGGTAAGACTTTGTTGCTTCATGATCTGGAAAACATGGCACAATAGATGAAAATGTTTATTCTGCTCTCCACCCAAATATCCTGAATGAGAATGTTCAACCATCAGTTTATGCCCTGAAGCTCAAACACACTTGTGTTATGTAGCATTAggacaacaaaacacaccagcaaacCCATCTGTGAGTggttaaaaaacaggaaatgaaggttttcgagtggcctagtcaaagtctggACTTAGATACGATCGAGATGTTTTGGCATAGTCAGTCATGCTCAGAAACACTTACAGTTCTTGGTGTCAAGGATTTCACAGCCAGTTATTACTTTTTTACACAGGACTAGGTTGGTTTATTTGGCTTTATTTCCCccttgaaaattaaaatgataaaaaatgatTTCCTCACATTGTCTTtatgtaatattaaaatttgtttaatgatCTGAAATATGTGTGGCAAATGTGCAAATGTTAGGACATCAAAAACTGTTTGGACCCCCGAGACCCCCTTCCTGGATGTCCCCATCCAGTCTGTGTATTCACAATCATCATCTATCTGTAAATAAACTCTTTCAACTTCTTTTGTGAGCCCTGCCTTTGAGTCCACTCACCAAGTGCCTGATGTGACGTGTCCAGTGATCACACATTTCATACCAGAGAGGAAGGTGCTGGGGAGGAGCGCTTTAAAATTGTGATGTTATTGTTACAGTTCTGGGAGTTGCAGTAGGGATCGATGATGGTATGAATGACAGTTTATTGTAGTTTCCTAGTTAAGTGAAACATTTGTTCTCTCGGGTTCAAAGTTGGTAGTGAATTTGATGTTGTAAGGTACATTTCAAGTGTGCTGCAGAGGTTCACGTGACATTATGGACTTTGGTCACAAGGTGGCAGAATTGAGAAAGGTGATGGCTAAGCTGTAAAGATTTTGAAACATTacattgccaaaagtattctcTGTAAACTCCTAACTTGAGTGACATCACATTCTTCAAACtataaggtttaatttgaagtAGGTCCACCCTACAAATCTTCGGGGAAAGCTatccacaaggtttaggagtgtgtttatgggaagTTTTTGCCATTCTTCCCGATGCACATTTATTAGGATGAGAAATCCTGGCTtacaccaaactttacacttgccACAATGCAATTAGACAAGTAGCATTCACATGGGAACCACCAAACCCAGATTTGTCAGTGGAATTTCCAGATGGAGAGGTGTGATCGGTCACTACAGAGAACAACTCTCCACTGCTTTAGAATCTAGTGCCAGCCTACTTTACCGCACTGCATCTGATGCTTTCCATTGTGCTTGGTGATCTAAGGCCTGGaagcagctgctcagccatggaaattccatgaagctctctatAGGCTGTTTTCAGTTGACTGTGGTCTGCAGCAACTGATTCTGCAGAAAGTGACTTCTACACACCAACTGCCTCAGCATACACTGACCCCACTGTGTGATTTTCCGTTGCCTACAACTTtatggctgagttgctgttgtCGCTTAAACTTTATTATAATACCACAAACAGCTGACTCTGGAATGTTTAGTAATGAGGAAATTTCATGACTGAACTTGTTAGTAGTTTGTAGCATTCTAGTCTGGTACCACGCTGGAATTCCCTGAGCTCCTGAAAGCTTGCTGAAGCAGTCTGCATGGCTACATGCTTGattcaaaacaaatttcccacgtgtgggactaataaaggttatcttatcttatcttatatacACTGTTGCCATGGAAGTGATCAAAACACCTAAATTCAATGATctggatgggtgagtgaatacttttagCAAAATAGTACTGGTCATCTTGTCTGTTTCACTTCCACCTTTCTGTGAAGCTGTGTTTGCATTTCTCTGGGTGGAGCTTAACATGCATAGAGAATAATGATGTCATAATGCTGTGTAAAGTTCTTGGTAAATGTGTGTCTGCTTATGTGAACTTTTAAGGAGTTACCCGTCCATATTTACTTATGATCtatgttttgtatttatttatttatttatttattttttattgaccTGTTGGTGCTAATGTCTTATACTTGCTTAGTGCCTATAGGCCACCATCAAAGGTAGGCAGATGCTTGGAGCCCAATGCCATACTTTGACATTTAACAATAGTTATCTTAGCTAGCACCTTAGTGTGTCTTGCTAGGCACACCAGAGTCTGTTGTTACTGAGTCAGGTGCACCAAACTGGGAGTCAGAGTGGGAAAAGCAGCAGTTGACTGCACTGTCTTGACTTCTTAGTACACATGACTGTTAAAGTTGATCAGTCAGTGACTTCCCACATTCACACCTCTTAATTTCACACCTCTaaaaggtgtgaaagcgggtacTTTCCAGCAAAAGGAAAACATTAATATAATATATGTGTAATTACAAATAATTTCTCAGTGAAATATGATAACACTCTTAGTGAAATAAATACTGCTCTTCTAAGACTTGTTGAACCTTTCAGTTTAATCATAGAAATGTTAAATAGTATCCAGCAAATATATCACTCAGCCTTTCCTGGTGCATGAGCATATTCTGaagtgtttctgttctgtgttgcATAAACTGAGAGGGAGGAGTAATGCCAGCAAATATAAGCAGCAAAAGACGGAGACCAGTGCAGATTAAAGACAGACTCTCTCAGCTAAAAGGAACATGGGGTCTGGTGAGAAACTTTCAACATATATTAGCATTTCTTTTAAACTATGTCAGCTAAAAGATAATATGACCTTTTGATAAACTGAATAAAGTGATTTTGTTTTAGGTAACATCAGTTCGGCTGCAAATCCATCATCTGGACTGGAAGCAGCTTCCAGACACATACAAACAGCCTCCATTGTCATCtactgtgtgatttttatagTTGGGACTCTGGGCAATGCTCTGGTTATCTACGTGACGGGCttcaaaatgaagaaaacagtggAAACAGTTTGGTTTCTCAACTTGGCCATAGCTGACTTCCTCTTCACGGCCTTCCTGATTTTCGCaatcatttctctctctcagggTCACCAATGGCCTTTTGGACCATTCATGTGCCAGCTCAACACCTTTGTGACTGTAGTCAACATGTTTGCCAGTATCTTCACTCTGACAGCCATGAGTTTGGATCGTTATTTGTCCATCTGGGTGGTGGTGTGGGCACACAACAAGCGCACAGTCTGCAAAGCTCGGCTCATATGTGTTGGTATCTGGGTCATTGCTGTGGTCTGCAGCACTCCTTATGCCACTTTTCGCACTGTGTTAGGAGATAATGGGACACATTACTGTGGTTATTCTATGACACATGAACAGAAATGGAGTCTCCACATTTTTCGCTTTCTTATGGGCTTTGTGATCCCATTCCTGGTCATATTTGTGTCTTATGTGGCCATAGGCATACGTACAATGCGCATGTCAAGAACAAGGCGACAGAGATCTCGCCGAATCATTTTCGCCATCATTTTTGCATTCTTCATCTGCTGGTTGCCCCTCCATGTTTTCAATTTTATAGAAATAAAGGCTGCGAATAATCCAGACCTCGGGACCATTGTTAGAATCATGGGTCCTCTGACTGTGAGTCTGGCTTTTCTGAACAGCTGCCTGAACCCCATCCTCTATGTTTTCATGTGTGAAGAATTCATGAAGAAGCTTCGACAGTCCATATGCTTTGTACTTGAGAGTGCTCTGGCAGAGGACCATGTGTCATTTTTGTCCACTCGCTCCATGTCAACCTTTTCCAGTGCTGCCCAAAAGTCAGACGCTGCTGCAACTTCAAAGAGGACTGACACGGCAAATTTGAAATCCTACACAGAAAGCAAAGTGATCGACACCGACCACTGACTAAGATTTCAACATCCGGCAATGTAAACtgaattacattattttttaaacgTTCTTGTCAAATTGACTGAAACAGTGCACTCATGCACAGCTATTACAAAGTGTGTTAATTTGTTACTTGATGTTAAAGCAAATTATCccacagtaacagtaacagaaactCTTTGTGGCTGTGCTTCAGCTTTAAGATGCAATTATTGATTTACTTATTAAAACAATCAATGTGACataaagtgtgatttttttaaggCTTTTCGAGATTACATTTAATAAGATTTCTATTTGTGTACATTACTTTTTCATCTTCAATCTTGTTACACCATATTTATTAGTATCTGCATCTATTACATTGGCGGGTCCAGGGCGAtaagttcgccttgtaatcggaaggttgccggttcgagccctggctcggactgtctcggtcgttgtgtccttgggcaagacacttcacctaccgcctactggtgttggccagaagggccgatggcgcgatatggcagcctcgcttctgtcagcctgccccagggcagctgtggctacaactgtagcttgcctccaccagtgtgtgaatgggtggatgactggatgtgtaaagcgctttggggtccctaGGCGGGACTAGTAAAGGGCCATTACACATTTATTGATATCtatgtatttttaatctgtGAATAAAAACATGCTGATCAAATGCTTTTGCCTGTCTCCATGACAAACCTGATGTGCACCCTGCTTCACCGCTGATCTAACAGGATGTCACAGTGTTCTATATCTGACTTGGAACACACTATTTAAATCACTATGAAGTGCAGGAAATGAACCACAGAGTCACTCAGCTGGTTCTAGGTATCTTGCTGCACGCATATACTGTGCAGGCCTTTCTCACACTGGGACTCAATATGGCAGCAGTACCAATTACACTATTCACTCTAAATGTTTTTACTTAAAAAAGTTGCTAAAAGTTTGCCTTTCATGAGGATAGATATTGAACTGTAAAAGCAATAGTAAATATCAGTAATGTTTGGTTACTAAGGTTACTAAGGATCTCCAGAGGTAAACAAGGTCACTTGACAAGTCAGCATCATCAAAACCTTCTATGTTTCATATCCATTCGATTCTCCAGAACTGTAAAATACAATTCCTGTTTTGTATCTGATATATTTATCACTTTGC
The genomic region above belongs to Oreochromis niloticus isolate F11D_XX linkage group LG11, O_niloticus_UMD_NMBU, whole genome shotgun sequence and contains:
- the LOC100699060 gene encoding C3a anaphylatoxin chemotactic receptor-like → MGSGNISSAANPSSGLEAASRHIQTASIVIYCVIFIVGTLGNALVIYVTGFKMKKTVETVWFLNLAIADFLFTAFLIFAIISLSQGHQWPFGPFMCQLNTFVTVVNMFASIFTLTAMSLDRYLSIWVVVWAHNKRTVCKARLICVGIWVIAVVCSTPYATFRTVLGDNGTHYCGYSMTHEQKWSLHIFRFLMGFVIPFLVIFVSYVAIGIRTMRMSRTRRQRSRRIIFAIIFAFFICWLPLHVFNFIEIKAANNPDLGTIVRIMGPLTVSLAFLNSCLNPILYVFMCEEFMKKLRQSICFVLESALAEDHVSFLSTRSMSTFSSAAQKSDAAATSKRTDTANLKSYTESKVIDTDH